DNA from Bacillus sp. FJAT-45037:
CCCACTTTTGTAAACCTTGTATGACTTTAAGAAGAAGTAACCTACAGAACGAATAGAACAACTTAATAAATAATAGATTACATAAGACGAAGATCTCGCTATGTACCTCCAAGCCAGGAGTGTATTTAGCGAGATTTTTTTTTGGACTCAATAGGTTATTTTCAGATTAATATAGGCGAAGGTTAAAGAAGGTGTATAAGTGTAAGGAGGTCTTATGTGGAACCTATTAAGAAGTTAGATAAAAGAATTAAGGTTTCTAGATGGTGGAAAGGAACAGTGATCAAAGAAGTTGATATTTACAGCTTCTTAATCATGAATACGTTTAGAGAAGTGGGATCAGTTCATGTGAGGAACATACTTGATCCAGCTGGAGAAAAACATGCTACTAGCTTCTCAGTGAGATTGAGAAGGCAAGGTGAACGTATGTACTGTAAAGTGAGGATCATTAACATCAACAGACCTCAGTTCAGACTTACTATGATTTCGTTAGCTAAAAAAGGTTATGAAGTGTTGAGTGAAGATTTAAAAATACTTGAATCTAGACCATTTAAGACGCAGCAACCATTGAGTGTTTCTCTTCACCGACTCACAATGTTAGACGCTGTTTCAAAAATGATAGGGGCTGCTTATCAGAGATCAGGGATAATAATGGATAGGGATAGTGTGGTAATACAAACGGCAGAATTGTCAACGCGCTGGTTTATATTTGAAAGCTGGGAAGCAGCTGCATTAGAGACTGTGGAGGAAGGCGAACATATATTCCCTGTTGCTGTTAGACGAGTTGAGGATACAGAAGAATACATCTACTTAGATCTTCAATGTATTAATCCATATCTTTATCCATATGTTCGCTTGTTAAATGGTGGAATAAAAACAGATGAAACAATCATCAAACCCGATTGGATTCTTAAATTAAACGAACGAGTTATTAATATTGAAATTGATACGGGAACGGAGAATCTAAATCGATTAAAAGAGAAGCTAGATGACTACAGATTGTTATTAAACGAAGCACCATATAAGAAATTTGATCATTCTATTTACTTTATTTGTGCAGAT
Protein-coding regions in this window:
- a CDS encoding replication-relaxation family protein; its protein translation is MEPIKKLDKRIKVSRWWKGTVIKEVDIYSFLIMNTFREVGSVHVRNILDPAGEKHATSFSVRLRRQGERMYCKVRIININRPQFRLTMISLAKKGYEVLSEDLKILESRPFKTQQPLSVSLHRLTMLDAVSKMIGAAYQRSGIIMDRDSVVIQTAELSTRWFIFESWEAAALETVEEGEHIFPVAVRRVEDTEEYIYLDLQCINPYLYPYVRLLNGGIKTDETIIKPDWILKLNERVINIEIDTGTENLNRLKEKLDDYRLLLNEAPYKKFDHSIYFICADETARAVNVTNKIQRIRTMKRTLSEHPTFIEEDIELFILPLKRAGEVFQEHNYNVSGIRAQHHKTQFLRELFEGMKFIPSVTSKFYFEFEQKKEIEEELSLADYELLIKRKSKDREFSYIAILYMQEGSVRDYVRLKNLNQLTQDSRFDVEVYAIYNSHDSIEYDGLINSLPLHERVFLTSIEDLSNVEGDYKIYTNKLKVVPFI